A genome region from Geobacter pickeringii includes the following:
- a CDS encoding ABC transporter substrate-binding protein has product MSMRRDWTKWLGGGAVLALVAAFGVGGSSRKVEAQPDKSPFVIKTWTAKDCSVTPWVVSDRLGFFAEEGIRIQYTGETQPPLQIPSILRGDNDVRSFHPNTIAVAKAGGAKITGVAEGDIEPTDKRIEPKFRHMWWFVNPKKHPNVKSFADLKNLPGKIKISTITNNICADFATNLLADKYGIPRSKIEWVTMPDVQAIQALKQGLLDVSEVHPPFYKGMADAGARKIADTSETGLGAAAGITYYVFRDDFIKKHPDKVAAFTRAIVKGQRWANHNPEKAAKLTEEAIGVPVNGYHYYSESLKVDEKLATRWIKDLEDNRVIPRGKVSAANLVTHDIEKINNGRK; this is encoded by the coding sequence ATGAGCATGCGAAGAGACTGGACGAAATGGCTTGGGGGAGGTGCCGTGCTGGCACTGGTTGCAGCTTTCGGTGTCGGCGGCAGCAGCAGAAAGGTTGAGGCTCAGCCGGACAAGTCACCGTTCGTCATCAAGACCTGGACCGCCAAGGACTGCTCGGTGACTCCATGGGTCGTCTCCGACCGGCTCGGCTTCTTCGCCGAGGAGGGAATCAGAATCCAGTATACCGGCGAGACCCAGCCCCCTCTGCAGATTCCATCGATCCTCCGGGGAGACAATGATGTGCGCTCCTTCCATCCCAATACCATCGCCGTGGCCAAGGCGGGGGGGGCCAAAATCACTGGCGTGGCCGAAGGGGATATTGAGCCGACGGACAAGCGGATTGAACCCAAGTTCCGCCACATGTGGTGGTTCGTGAACCCGAAGAAGCACCCGAACGTGAAGAGCTTTGCCGACCTGAAGAATCTGCCGGGAAAAATCAAGATATCCACCATCACGAACAACATCTGCGCCGATTTCGCCACCAACCTGCTGGCGGACAAGTACGGGATTCCGCGCAGCAAGATCGAGTGGGTCACCATGCCGGACGTGCAGGCGATCCAGGCCCTCAAGCAGGGGCTGCTGGACGTCTCCGAGGTCCACCCGCCGTTCTACAAGGGGATGGCCGACGCCGGAGCCCGGAAGATCGCCGACACCAGCGAAACCGGCCTGGGTGCCGCCGCGGGGATCACCTACTACGTCTTCCGGGACGACTTCATCAAGAAACACCCGGACAAGGTGGCGGCGTTCACGCGGGCGATCGTGAAGGGGCAGCGATGGGCTAACCACAATCCTGAAAAGGCGGCCAAGCTGACCGAAGAGGCCATCGGGGTGCCGGTTAACGGCTATCACTACTATTCCGAATCTCTGAAGGTGGACGAGAAACTGGCAACCCGCTGGATCAAGGACCTGGAGGACAACAGGGTCATCCCCCGGGGTAAGGTGAGCGCCGCGAACCTGGTTACCCATGACATTGAGAAGATCAACAATGGAAGGAAATGA
- a CDS encoding nitrogenase component 1: protein MTATATAEVIDLYPEVAEAPRYSCALGGAYVAALAAYGTAPILHSGAGCGIGQQFGQNYAGGQNAAGNYGNTSTPCSCLVEEHVVFGGEEKLRSLIDSTLKIVKADLYAVISGCIPSLIGDDVDAVVKEFRDKASIIHVKTAGFLGNSYTGYEHFLDAVIEQLLEPLPKEKKLVNILGLVPSQHLHWKGSLRVIKSLLERAGVKVNIVFSEKDGLGALKRIPAAELNLVFSPWVGIKAAEKLKEKFDTPFEVIPFVPVGPRDTTSFLYQVGKLLNLPKKNIDRVVKEEEWWAYRSAEYFGDILVIGLPHAFFGVIADSGTAIGLTRYGSNELGWLPELVIVSDNPPEESRDEIRRLLTEGLASVVKPKVFFETDSHKIKLILQKHSLQLLLGSSLEKFLPKGEAVFLSVSFPSYDRLIIDRTYAGYRGGVALMEDVASQYAGPL, encoded by the coding sequence ATGACAGCTACAGCAACGGCAGAAGTGATTGATCTCTATCCCGAGGTAGCCGAGGCTCCCCGCTACTCCTGCGCCCTTGGTGGAGCCTACGTGGCAGCCCTGGCCGCCTACGGCACTGCCCCCATCCTCCACTCGGGGGCTGGCTGCGGCATCGGCCAGCAGTTCGGCCAGAATTACGCTGGCGGACAGAACGCCGCCGGCAACTACGGCAACACCAGCACCCCATGCTCCTGCCTCGTGGAGGAGCACGTGGTCTTCGGCGGCGAAGAGAAGCTCCGCTCCCTGATCGATTCAACCCTCAAGATCGTCAAGGCAGACCTCTACGCGGTTATCTCCGGTTGCATTCCGTCCCTCATCGGCGATGACGTGGATGCAGTGGTGAAGGAGTTTAGGGACAAGGCGTCGATCATCCACGTGAAGACCGCCGGCTTTCTTGGTAATTCCTACACCGGCTACGAGCATTTCCTCGACGCGGTGATCGAGCAGCTGCTTGAGCCGCTGCCGAAGGAGAAAAAGCTCGTCAATATCCTCGGCCTCGTCCCGAGCCAGCACCTGCACTGGAAGGGGAGCCTGCGGGTCATCAAGTCCCTCCTGGAGCGGGCCGGTGTCAAGGTCAACATCGTCTTCTCCGAGAAGGACGGCCTGGGGGCCCTGAAGCGGATACCGGCAGCGGAGCTGAACTTGGTCTTCTCCCCCTGGGTGGGGATCAAGGCGGCGGAGAAGCTCAAAGAGAAGTTTGACACCCCCTTCGAGGTGATCCCCTTCGTGCCGGTGGGACCGAGAGACACCACGAGCTTCCTGTACCAGGTCGGCAAGCTTCTGAATCTCCCGAAGAAGAACATCGACCGCGTGGTGAAGGAGGAGGAGTGGTGGGCATACCGCTCGGCCGAATACTTCGGCGACATCCTGGTCATCGGCCTTCCCCACGCCTTTTTCGGGGTGATCGCCGACAGCGGCACGGCCATAGGGCTCACCCGCTACGGGAGCAACGAGCTGGGGTGGCTTCCCGAGCTGGTGATCGTCAGCGACAACCCTCCCGAGGAGTCGCGGGATGAGATCCGGCGTCTTCTGACCGAAGGGCTGGCGAGCGTGGTGAAGCCGAAGGTCTTCTTCGAGACCGACTCCCACAAAATCAAGCTGATCCTGCAGAAGCACTCCCTGCAGCTGCTTCTCGGCAGCTCCCTGGAGAAGTTCCTTCCCAAGGGGGAGGCGGTCTTTCTCAGCGTCTCCTTCCCTTCGTACGACCGGCTGATCATCGACCGCACCTATGCCGGCTACCGGGGGGGCGTCGCGCTGATGGAGGATGTGGCGTCCCAGTATGCGGGACCGCTGTAA
- a CDS encoding nitrogenase component 1, with amino-acid sequence MSDRIDLKTSSCPNREQRANGVNVYYGKASEIIRDARAGSLQHQERAFQQTSGCILNFYLTVRISTIRDAVMIVHAPVGCSSSALGYRELFQAVPTSLGRPENLEFHWMTTNLNERDVVYGAADKLKYAIHEAERRYKPKAIFILASCTSGVIGEDIDGVVAETQPEVNATIVPVHCEGSKSRLVQTGYDAFWHGVVKYLVKPPEKKQHDLVNIASMLSYTWQDRIEITRLLNKIGMRPNFIPEFATVEQFEILGEAAVTAPICPTYTDYLSRGLEQEYGVPYFLYPSPIGIAHTDEWLREIGRITGREKIVEKVIAEEHDEWLPQLEAIQKEFRSINPDGELLDVLGSLGQGRLLTQTPFFHEIGVKATAAICQDFDNLVLEETEKLVEEVGDFDLLVNTFQAAEVAHIAKTRNPDIILTCPFQGSAYKREKGMTRIHALRGDPRDWSGQAGYKGAIACGNLLLQSTRNQSFQQTMLANTEDTYTEWWYQQPKPLYLKEEAA; translated from the coding sequence ATGAGCGACAGAATCGATCTGAAAACAAGCAGTTGTCCCAACCGGGAGCAGCGGGCCAATGGCGTCAACGTCTACTACGGCAAGGCGAGCGAGATCATCCGGGACGCCCGGGCCGGCAGTCTGCAGCACCAGGAGCGGGCGTTCCAGCAGACCTCCGGCTGCATCCTCAACTTCTACCTGACGGTCCGGATCTCGACGATCCGCGATGCGGTGATGATCGTGCACGCGCCGGTCGGCTGCTCGTCGTCGGCCTTGGGGTACCGGGAGCTGTTCCAGGCGGTTCCCACCTCCCTCGGACGGCCGGAAAACCTGGAGTTCCACTGGATGACCACCAACCTGAACGAGCGGGACGTGGTCTACGGCGCTGCTGACAAGCTGAAATACGCTATTCACGAGGCCGAGCGCCGCTACAAGCCGAAGGCTATCTTCATCCTCGCCTCCTGCACCTCGGGGGTCATCGGCGAGGACATCGACGGCGTGGTGGCGGAAACCCAGCCCGAGGTGAACGCCACCATCGTTCCGGTCCATTGCGAGGGGAGCAAGTCGCGGCTGGTGCAGACCGGCTACGACGCCTTCTGGCACGGCGTCGTCAAGTACCTGGTGAAGCCTCCGGAGAAGAAGCAGCACGACCTGGTGAACATCGCCAGCATGCTTTCCTACACCTGGCAAGACCGGATCGAGATCACGCGGCTCCTGAACAAGATCGGTATGCGGCCAAACTTCATCCCCGAGTTCGCCACGGTGGAGCAGTTCGAGATCCTGGGCGAGGCGGCGGTCACGGCACCCATCTGCCCAACTTATACCGACTACCTTTCCCGGGGGCTGGAGCAGGAGTACGGGGTCCCCTATTTCCTCTATCCGTCCCCCATCGGCATCGCCCACACCGACGAATGGCTGCGGGAGATCGGGCGGATCACCGGGCGGGAGAAGATCGTCGAGAAGGTCATCGCCGAAGAGCACGACGAGTGGCTTCCCCAACTGGAGGCGATCCAGAAGGAGTTCCGGAGCATCAACCCGGACGGCGAGCTCCTCGACGTGCTGGGCTCCCTGGGGCAGGGACGGCTTCTGACCCAGACTCCTTTCTTCCACGAGATCGGCGTCAAGGCCACCGCCGCCATCTGCCAGGACTTCGACAACCTGGTCCTGGAAGAGACGGAGAAGCTGGTGGAGGAGGTGGGGGACTTCGACCTCCTGGTCAACACGTTCCAGGCGGCGGAAGTCGCCCACATCGCCAAAACCCGCAACCCCGACATCATCCTCACCTGCCCGTTCCAAGGGAGTGCCTACAAACGCGAGAAGGGGATGACCAGGATTCACGCCCTGCGCGGAGATCCCCGCGACTGGAGCGGCCAGGCGGGGTACAAGGGGGCGATAGCGTGCGGCAACCTGCTCCTCCAGTCGACCCGCAACCAGTCGTTCCAGCAGACCATGCTGGCCAATACCGAAGACACCTACACCGAGTGGTGGTACCAGCAACCGAAACCACTCTACCTGAAAGAGGAGGCGGCGTAA
- a CDS encoding nitrous oxide reductase accessory protein NosL yields the protein MKQRTIVLAVIGVVSLVGGYAAFGEADIRNYPECHTCGTSRRECSHDRMVVEYADGTKRAECGLHCAADTLLTQPSRQPKRFRVADYESKRLIDADKAQWVVYDNRNQCRGSTVELAFADGKAADRFIARYGGKRIDFGGALKIAYYEAAARLLPSGR from the coding sequence ATGAAACAGCGGACAATCGTGTTGGCGGTGATAGGGGTTGTAAGTCTGGTGGGGGGGTATGCCGCGTTCGGCGAGGCGGATATCCGGAACTATCCCGAGTGCCACACCTGCGGCACAAGCCGCAGGGAGTGCAGCCATGACCGAATGGTTGTTGAATACGCAGACGGAACGAAGCGGGCCGAATGCGGCCTTCACTGCGCGGCTGATACTCTTCTGACCCAGCCGTCCCGACAACCGAAACGCTTCAGGGTTGCGGACTATGAATCAAAGCGGCTCATTGATGCGGACAAGGCTCAATGGGTGGTCTACGACAACCGCAACCAATGCCGGGGGAGTACCGTGGAGCTCGCTTTTGCCGACGGGAAAGCCGCCGACCGCTTTATTGCTCGATATGGCGGGAAGCGCATCGACTTTGGCGGAGCATTGAAGATCGCCTATTATGAGGCCGCCGCCCGTCTGCTGCCGTCGGGCCGATGA